One window from the genome of Salvia splendens isolate huo1 chromosome 9, SspV2, whole genome shotgun sequence encodes:
- the LOC121748118 gene encoding raucaffricine-O-beta-D-glucosidase-like codes for MAMVHLDDNNNGIVEDRNLSSGGSRWWDIDGPVPDSNDNSGINRNWFPQDFLFGTGTSAFQEDIAMMKQMGFNSYRFSISWPRILPEGINKEGINKEGIAYYNDVINKLLQHDIKPFVTLFHWDLPLCFENEYGGFLSNIVKDDFLEFAEVCFWEFGDRVKHWTTLNEPWTCAVNGYVRGVCPPAYKVPIPGDKLSTKIVGVPPLDSKFIVADPSEAYTAAKNLLLAHAEAVDLYRSKFQEVQGGKIGIVLNELSLLFFR; via the exons ATGGCGATGGTGCATCTGGATGACAACAACAACGGCATCGTTGAAGACCGAAATTTGTCATCGGGCGGTTCAAGGTGGTGGGATATTGACGGACCGGTGCCGGATTCTAACGATAACAGTGGCATCAACCGTAACTGGTTTCCTCAAGACTTCCTATTTGGAACTGGAACTTCTGCCTTTCAG GAAGATATTGCGATGATGAAGCAAATGGGGTTTAATTCTTATAGATTTTCCATTTCATGGCCAAGAATTTTGCCAG AAGGAATCAACAAAGAAGGAATCAACAAAGAAGGAATTGCTTACTATAATGATGTTATCAACAAGCTGTTACAACATG ATATAAAACCATTTGTGACACTATTTCATTGGGACCTTCCTTTGTGTTTCGAGAACGAGTATGGTGGCTTCTTATCGAACATAGTCAA GGACGATTTCCTTGAGTTCGCAGAGGTATGCTTCTGGGAATTTGGGGATCGCGTGAAACACTGGACAACCTTGAACGAGCCATGGACCTGTGCCGTGAATGGATACGTTCGAGGTGTCTGTCCACCCGCCTACAAAGTTCCCATACCGGGCGACAAACTTTCCACGAAGATCGTCGGCGTCCCACCCCTCGACTCCAAGTTCATCGTTGCCGACCCCTCCGAGGCATACACTGCCGCAAAAAATCTTCTCCTTGCACACGCAGAAGCAGTCGATCTCTATCGAAGCAAATTTCAAGAGGTACAAGGAGGGAAGATAGGCATAGTGCTAAATGAGTTATCTCTACTATTTTTTCGATGA
- the LOC121749770 gene encoding raucaffricine-O-beta-D-glucosidase-like isoform X1: MAIQGVEMVHLDDNSNVVVEDQTLSVGASRWWVIDGPVPASHDNSGINHHWFPQDFVFGTGTAAFQVEGAAAKGGKGISTWDDFTMRLPWKIADGSNGNVACDMYNRYKEDIAMMKHMGFNSYRFSISWPRILPAGRCSGGINKKGIAYYNDVINTVLQHDMTPFVTLFHWDLPLCLEKEYGGFLSKRIKDDFREYAEVCFWEFGDRVKQWTTVNEPWTYAVNGYVRGSFAPGHKVPVPDERLSTKIAPCRGLPLLNSATGDKFINADPSEAYTVGRNLLLAHAEAVDLYRSKFQEAQGGKIGIVLNSHWFTPFDEHSAADVEAALRGVDFMFGWLYHGGLKLCPLDSCINHSTACPTRIHSSSLTYIVESRKIFVQLIWAMAMVHLDDNNNGTVEDRNSSAGGSTWWDIDGPVPDSNDNSGINHNWFPQDFLFGTGTSAFQVEGAAAKGGKGISIWDDFSMRLPWKVADGSNGNVACDMYNRYKEDISMMKKMGFNSYRFSISWARILPAGRCSGGINKEGIAYYNDVINTLLQHDIKPFVTLYHWDLPLCLENEYGGLLSNKIKDDFREFAEVCFWEFGDRVKHWTTLNEPWTCAVNGYVQGFDPPAHKVHVPGHNLSTKIATDSTTGDKFITADPSEAYTVAKNLLLAHAEAVDVYRSKFQEAQGGKIGIVLNSHWFTPFDEHSATDGEAALRGVDFMLGWFLEPIMYGHYPKSMEDYVPPDNLPLFTPQEVKRIQGSYDFVGLNFYTAQYASDDPHPPNGEGYYADQRVKYSTKRGDEYIGTKSGAGWLYSVPKGIYEMLLYMNDKYPELKEIYITENGFSTKSDHTKTAKMVCDDDHDRTKYHQDHLANMLKAMKHKDISRKLKGYFVWSWCDNFEWGDGYTVRFGLNYVDYVNDLTRYPKNSAAWFAKFLKSKSQPPAWFHPWWVPRPLSEKRMYEENGENMNREKRLKLVEDVNQD, translated from the exons ATGGCGATCCAAGGAGTTGAGATGGTTCATCTGGATGACAACAGCAACGTCGTCGTTGAAGATCAGACGTTGTCAGTTGGCGCTTCAAGGTGGTGGGTGATCGATGGACCAGTGCCGGCTTCTCACGACAACAGTGGCATAAACCATCACTGGTTTCCTCAAGACTTTGTGTTTGGAACTGGAACTGCTGCCTTTCag GTTGAAGGGGCTGCTGCCAAAGGAGGCAAAGGCATTAGCACATGGGATGATTTCACAATGAGGCTTcctt GGAAAATAGCTGATGGATCTAATGGAAATGTTGCATGTGATATGTACAACAGATATAAG GAAGATATTGCGATGATGAAGCATATGGGGTTTAATTCGTATAGATTTTCCATATCATGGCCAAGAATATTGCCTG CCGGAAGATGTAGCGGTGGAATCAACAAAAAAGGAATTGCTTACTATAATGATGTTATCAACACTGTGTTACAACATG ACATGACACCATTTGTGACATTATTTCATTGGGATCTTCCTTTATGCTTGGAGAAAGAGTATGGTGGCTTCTTATCCAAAAGAATCAA GGACGATTTCCGCGAGTATGCAGAGGTATGCTTCTGGGAATTTGGGGACCGCGTGAAGCAGTGGACAACCGTGAACGAGCCATGGACCTACGCGGTGAACGGATACGTCCGAGGCTCCTTTGCACCGGGCCACAAAGTTCCTGTCCCGGACGAAAGACTTTCCACGAAGATCGCCCCCTGTAGAGGCCTTCCACTCCTCAACTCTGCCACGGGCGACAAGTTCATCAACGCTGACCCCTCCGAGGCGTACACAGTCGGAAGAAACCTTCTCCTTGCACACGCAGAAGCAGTCGATCTCTACAGAAGCAAGTTTCAAGAGGCGCAAGGAGGGAAGATAGGCATAGTGCTGAATTCCCATTGGTTTACGCCCTTCGATGAGCATTCCGCCGCAGATGTAGAAGCCGCTTTGAGGGGAGTGGACTTCATGTTTGGATG gttGTATCACGGAGGACTCAAACTTTGTCCTTTGGACTCATGTATTAACCACTCTACCGCTTGCCCAACTCGCATACACAGTTCATCACTTACTTATATAGTCGAATCGAG AAAAATATTTGTGCAACTAATTTGGGCAATGGCGATGGTGCATCTGGATGACAATAACAATGGCACCGTTGAAGATCGGAATTCGTCAGCTGGCGGTTCAACGTGGTGGGATATCGATGGACCGGTGCCGGATTCTAACGATAACAGTGGCATCAACCATAACTGGTTTCCTCAAGACTTCCTATTTGGAACTGGAACTTCTGCCTTTCAG GTTGAAGGGGCTGCTGCTAAGGGAGGCAAAGGCATCAGCATATGGGATGACTTCTCTATGAGGCTTCCTT GGAAAGTAGCTGATGGATCCAATGGAAATGTTGCATGTGACATGTACAACAGATATAAG GAAGATATTTCGATGATGAAGAAAATGGGGTTCAATTCGTATAGATTTTCCATTTCATGGGCAAGAATATTACCAG CTGGAAGATGTAGTGGTGGAATCAACAAAGAAGGAATTGCTTACTATAACGATGTTATCAACACTTTGTTACAACATG ACATAAAACCATTTGTGACACTATATCATTGGGATCTTCCTTTGTGCTTGGAAAATGAGTATGGTGGCCTCTTATCCAATAAAATCAA GGACGATTTCCGCGAGTTCGCAGAGGTATGCTTCTGGGAATTCGGGGACCGCGTGAAGCACTGGACAACCTTAAACGAGCCATGGACCTGCGCCGTGAACGGATACGTTCAAGGCTTCGATCCCCCGGCCCACAAAGTTCATGTCCCGGGGCACAACCTTTCCACGAAGATTGCTACCGATTCCACCACCGGTGACAAGTTCATCACCGCCGACCCCTCGGAGGCGTACACGGTCGCAAAAAATCTTCTCCTTGCACACGCAGAAGCAGTCGATGTCTACAGAAGCAAGTTTCAGGAGGCGCAAGGAGGGAAGATAGGCATAGTGCTGAATTCCCATTGGTTTACGCCCTTCGATGAGCATTCTGCCACAGATGGTGAAGCCGCTTTGAGGGGAGTTGACTTCATGTTGGGATG GTTTTTGGAGCCTATAATGTACGGGCATTACCCCAAAAGCATGGAAGACTACGTTCCACCGGACAATCTTCCATTATTCACACCTCAAGAAGTGAAAAGGATCCAAGGCTCCTACGATTTTGTTGGTCTAAATTTCTACACGGCGCAGTATGCTTCCGATGATCCACACCCTCCAAATGGAGAGGGATACTATGCAGATCAAAGGGTTAAGTATTCCA CAAAGAGGGGAGATGAGTACATTGGAACAAAG TCTGGAGCTGGGTGGCTTTACTCTGTTCCAAAGGGGATTTATGAGATGCTCTTGTATATGAATGACAAATATCCAGAGCTCAAAGAAATATACATAACTGAAAATG GGTTTTCAACTAAGAGTGATCACACGAAGACAGCCAAAATGGTGTGTGATGATGACCATGATAGGACTAAATACCACCAAGATCATCTTGCTAACATGCTCAAAGCAATGAA ACACAAAGACATTTCGAGGAAACTTAAGGGATACTTCGTGTGGTCATGGTGCGACAACTTTGAATGGGGCGATGGCTACACAGTTAGGTTTGGGTTGAACTACGTAGACTACGTGAATGACCTCACAAGGTATCCTAAGAATTCAGCCGCATGGTTCGCTAAGTTTCTCAAGAGCAAAAGCCAGCCGCCCGCGTGGTTCCATCCGTGGTGGGTCCCACGACCACTGTCTGAGAAGAGAATGTATGAAGAGAACGGAGAGAATATgaatagagagaaaagactcAAACTCGTGGAGGATGTCAATCAAGACTAA
- the LOC121748553 gene encoding homeobox-leucine zipper protein HAT5-like yields MGAMDLSKKMKARGLDSVFASAPLDSFLGPGAMVSFGAVGRDNGSGNSFYQSFEMQENGDEYLDDYFSQPEKKRRLSADQVQFLERSFDVENKLEPERKLQLANELGLQPRQIAVWFQNRRARCKTKSLETEYETLHSSYKSLKMDYDNLLKANEKLKAEVLHLKHGGTAQDVEISDTKELSEAMPTSTDEEHKVSVSTSKNDEQRSTKSDVTNEDSPRLRGEAHHHHHHLFVESGESSHDFDPGQSVFSLHGEDSLNHEELLQHAYVFPKTEDVYCHNHATSCGYGFSVEDHAFNFWSY; encoded by the exons ATGGGCGCTATGGATCTGTCTAAGAAGATGAAAGCTCGTGGTCTTGATTCTGTGTTTGCGTCTGCTCCTTTAGATTCGTTTCTTG GGCCAGGAGCGATGGTGAGTTTTGGAGCTGTTGGTAGGGATAACGGATCAGGAAACTCGTTCTATCAGTCGTTCGAGATGCAGGAGAATGGGGACGAATACTTGGATGACTATTTTAGTCAGCCAGAGAAGAAGAGGAGGCTCTCAGCAGATCAAGTCCAGTTTCTCGAGAGaagttttgatgttgagaataaACTCGAGCCAGAGAGGAAGCTTCAGCTGGCAAACGAGCTTGGCCTGCAGCCTCGTCAGATTGCAGTGTGGTTCCAGAACCGGAGGGCTCGTTGCAAGACGAAGAGTCTTGAAACAGAATACGAGACATTGCATTCGAGCTATAAGAGCTTGAAGATGGACTATGATAACCTACTCAAGGCGAATGAGAAGCTGAAAGCTGAG GTTCTTCACCTCAAACACGGCGGGACTGCTCAAGATGTGGAGATATCGGATACTAAGGAACTATCAGAAGCAATGCCAACATCTACCGATGAAGAGCATAAAGTTTCTGTTTCGACTTCTAAGAATGACGAGCAAAGGTCAACAAAAAGTGATGTCACCAATGAAGACAGTCCCCGGTTGAGAGGCGaggctcatcatcatcatcaccatctGTTTGTTGAATCAGGTGAGTCTTCTCATGACTTTGATCCCGGTCAGTCTGTTTTCTCGCTTCACGGAGAAGATAGCTTGAATCACGAGGAATTGCTACAACATGCCTATGTTTTTCCTAAGACCGAAGATGTCTATTGTCACAACCATGCAACTTCCTGTGGCTATGGATTTTCTGTCGAAGATCATGCCTTCAATTTCTGGTCGTATTAA
- the LOC121749770 gene encoding raucaffricine-O-beta-D-glucosidase-like isoform X2, translating into MAIQGVEMVHLDDNSNVVVEDQTLSVGASRWWVIDGPVPASHDNSGINHHWFPQDFVFGTGTAAFQVEGAAAKGGKGISTWDDFTMRLPWKIADGSNGNVACDMYNRYKEDIAMMKHMGFNSYRFSISWPRILPAGRCSGGINKKGIAYYNDVINTVLQHDMTPFVTLFHWDLPLCLEKEYGGFLSKRIKDDFREYAEVCFWEFGDRVKQWTTVNEPWTYAVNGYVRGSFAPGHKVPVPDERLSTKIAPCRGLPLLNSATGDKFINADPSEAYTVGRNLLLAHAEAVDLYRSKFQEAQGGKIGIVLNSHWFTPFDEHSAADVEAALRGVDFMFGWLYHGGLKLCPLDSCINHSTACPTRIHSSSLTYIVESRKIFVQLIWAMAMVHLDDNNNGTVEDRNSSAGGSTWWDIDGPVPDSNDNSGINHNWFPQDFLFGTGTSAFQVEGAAAKGGKGISIWDDFSMRLPWKVADGSNGNVACDMYNRYKEDISMMKKMGFNSYRFSISWARILPAGRCSGGINKEGIAYYNDVINTLLQHDIKPFVTLYHWDLPLCLENEYGGLLSNKIKDDFREFAEVCFWEFGDRVKHWTTLNEPWTCAVNGYVQGFDPPAHKVHVPGHNLSTKIATDSTTGDKFITADPSEAYTVAKNLLLAHAEAVDVYRSKFQEAQGGKIGIVLNSHWFTPFDEHSATDGEAALRGVDFMLGWFLEPIMYGHYPKSMEDYVPPDNLPLFTPQEVKRIQGSYDFVGLNFYTAQYASDDPHPPNGEGYYADQRVKYSTKRGDEYIGTKSGAGWLYSVPKGIYEMLLYMNDKYPELKEIYITENGFPTKSDHTKTAKMVCDDDHDRTKYHQDHLANMLKAMKHKDISRKLKGYFAWSWCDNLEWGKGFTLRFGLVYIDYMNDLTRYPKNSAAWFAKFLKSKGQPPAWFSPWWVTRHEENEENVDTDKGLKFESMENINRH; encoded by the exons ATGGCGATCCAAGGAGTTGAGATGGTTCATCTGGATGACAACAGCAACGTCGTCGTTGAAGATCAGACGTTGTCAGTTGGCGCTTCAAGGTGGTGGGTGATCGATGGACCAGTGCCGGCTTCTCACGACAACAGTGGCATAAACCATCACTGGTTTCCTCAAGACTTTGTGTTTGGAACTGGAACTGCTGCCTTTCag GTTGAAGGGGCTGCTGCCAAAGGAGGCAAAGGCATTAGCACATGGGATGATTTCACAATGAGGCTTcctt GGAAAATAGCTGATGGATCTAATGGAAATGTTGCATGTGATATGTACAACAGATATAAG GAAGATATTGCGATGATGAAGCATATGGGGTTTAATTCGTATAGATTTTCCATATCATGGCCAAGAATATTGCCTG CCGGAAGATGTAGCGGTGGAATCAACAAAAAAGGAATTGCTTACTATAATGATGTTATCAACACTGTGTTACAACATG ACATGACACCATTTGTGACATTATTTCATTGGGATCTTCCTTTATGCTTGGAGAAAGAGTATGGTGGCTTCTTATCCAAAAGAATCAA GGACGATTTCCGCGAGTATGCAGAGGTATGCTTCTGGGAATTTGGGGACCGCGTGAAGCAGTGGACAACCGTGAACGAGCCATGGACCTACGCGGTGAACGGATACGTCCGAGGCTCCTTTGCACCGGGCCACAAAGTTCCTGTCCCGGACGAAAGACTTTCCACGAAGATCGCCCCCTGTAGAGGCCTTCCACTCCTCAACTCTGCCACGGGCGACAAGTTCATCAACGCTGACCCCTCCGAGGCGTACACAGTCGGAAGAAACCTTCTCCTTGCACACGCAGAAGCAGTCGATCTCTACAGAAGCAAGTTTCAAGAGGCGCAAGGAGGGAAGATAGGCATAGTGCTGAATTCCCATTGGTTTACGCCCTTCGATGAGCATTCCGCCGCAGATGTAGAAGCCGCTTTGAGGGGAGTGGACTTCATGTTTGGATG gttGTATCACGGAGGACTCAAACTTTGTCCTTTGGACTCATGTATTAACCACTCTACCGCTTGCCCAACTCGCATACACAGTTCATCACTTACTTATATAGTCGAATCGAG AAAAATATTTGTGCAACTAATTTGGGCAATGGCGATGGTGCATCTGGATGACAATAACAATGGCACCGTTGAAGATCGGAATTCGTCAGCTGGCGGTTCAACGTGGTGGGATATCGATGGACCGGTGCCGGATTCTAACGATAACAGTGGCATCAACCATAACTGGTTTCCTCAAGACTTCCTATTTGGAACTGGAACTTCTGCCTTTCAG GTTGAAGGGGCTGCTGCTAAGGGAGGCAAAGGCATCAGCATATGGGATGACTTCTCTATGAGGCTTCCTT GGAAAGTAGCTGATGGATCCAATGGAAATGTTGCATGTGACATGTACAACAGATATAAG GAAGATATTTCGATGATGAAGAAAATGGGGTTCAATTCGTATAGATTTTCCATTTCATGGGCAAGAATATTACCAG CTGGAAGATGTAGTGGTGGAATCAACAAAGAAGGAATTGCTTACTATAACGATGTTATCAACACTTTGTTACAACATG ACATAAAACCATTTGTGACACTATATCATTGGGATCTTCCTTTGTGCTTGGAAAATGAGTATGGTGGCCTCTTATCCAATAAAATCAA GGACGATTTCCGCGAGTTCGCAGAGGTATGCTTCTGGGAATTCGGGGACCGCGTGAAGCACTGGACAACCTTAAACGAGCCATGGACCTGCGCCGTGAACGGATACGTTCAAGGCTTCGATCCCCCGGCCCACAAAGTTCATGTCCCGGGGCACAACCTTTCCACGAAGATTGCTACCGATTCCACCACCGGTGACAAGTTCATCACCGCCGACCCCTCGGAGGCGTACACGGTCGCAAAAAATCTTCTCCTTGCACACGCAGAAGCAGTCGATGTCTACAGAAGCAAGTTTCAGGAGGCGCAAGGAGGGAAGATAGGCATAGTGCTGAATTCCCATTGGTTTACGCCCTTCGATGAGCATTCTGCCACAGATGGTGAAGCCGCTTTGAGGGGAGTTGACTTCATGTTGGGATG GTTTTTGGAGCCTATAATGTACGGGCATTACCCCAAAAGCATGGAAGACTACGTTCCACCGGACAATCTTCCATTATTCACACCTCAAGAAGTGAAAAGGATCCAAGGCTCCTACGATTTTGTTGGTCTAAATTTCTACACGGCGCAGTATGCTTCCGATGATCCACACCCTCCAAATGGAGAGGGATACTATGCAGATCAAAGGGTTAAGTATTCCA CAAAGAGGGGAGATGAGTACATTGGAACAAAG TCTGGAGCTGGGTGGCTTTACTCTGTTCCAAAGGGGATTTATGAGATGCTCTTGTATATGAATGACAAATATCCAGAGCTCAAAGAAATATACATAACTGAAAATG GATTTCCCACTAAGAGTGATCACACGAAGACAGCCAAAATGGTGTGCGATGATGATCATGATAGGACTAAATACCACCAAGATCATCTTGCTAACATGCTCAAAGCAATGAA ACATAAAGACATTTCAAGGAAACTGAAGGGATATTTCGCGTGGTCATGGTGCGACAACCTTGAATGGGGCAAGGGATTCACACTTAGGTTTGGATTGGTTTATATAGACTACATGAATGACCTCACAAGGTATCCCAAGAACTCGGCTGCATGGTTCGCTAAGTTTCTCAAGAGCAAAGGCCAGCCACCCGCGTGGTTCAGCCCTTGGTGGGTCACACGGCATGAAGAGAACGAGGAGAATGTTGATACAGACAAAGGACTCAAGTTTGAATCGATGGAGAATATCAATCGACACTAA
- the LOC121749772 gene encoding raucaffricine-O-beta-D-glucosidase-like, with protein sequence MAMVHLDDNNNGTVEDRNSSAGGSTWWDIDGPVPDSNDNSGINHNWFPQDFLFGTGTSAFQVEGAAAKGGKGISIWDDFSMRLPWKVADGSNGNVACDMYNRYKEDISMMKKMGFNSYRFSISWARILPAGRCSGGINKEGIAYYNDVINTLLQHDIKPFVTLYHWDLPLCLENEYGGLLSNKIKDDFREFAEVCFWEFGDRVKHWTTLNEPWTCAVNGYVQGFDPPAHKVHVPGHNLSTKIATDSTTGDKFITADPSEAYTVAKNLLLAHAEAVDVYRSKFQEAQGGKIGIVLNSHWFTPFDEHSATDGEAALRGVDFMLGWFLEPIMYGHYPKSMEDYVPPDNLPLFTPQEVKRIQGSYDFVGLNFYTAQYASDDPHPPNGEGYYADQRVKYSTKRGDEYIGTKSGAGWLYSVPKGIYEMLLYMNDKYPELKEIYITENGFPTKSDHTKTAKMVCDDDHDRTKYHQDHLANMLKAMKHKDISRKLKGYFAWSWCDNLEWGKGFTLRFGLVYIDYMNDLTRYPKNSAAWFAKFLKSKGQPPAWFSPWWVTRHEENEENVDTDKGLKFESMENINRH encoded by the exons ATGGCGATGGTGCATCTGGATGACAATAACAATGGCACCGTTGAAGATCGGAATTCGTCAGCTGGCGGTTCAACGTGGTGGGATATCGATGGACCGGTGCCGGATTCTAACGATAACAGTGGCATCAACCATAACTGGTTTCCTCAAGACTTCCTATTTGGAACTGGAACTTCTGCCTTTCAG GTTGAAGGGGCTGCTGCTAAGGGAGGCAAAGGCATCAGCATATGGGATGACTTCTCTATGAGGCTTCCTT GGAAAGTAGCTGATGGATCCAATGGAAATGTTGCATGTGACATGTACAACAGATATAAG GAAGATATTTCGATGATGAAGAAAATGGGGTTCAATTCGTATAGATTTTCCATTTCATGGGCAAGAATATTACCAG CTGGAAGATGTAGTGGTGGAATCAACAAAGAAGGAATTGCTTACTATAACGATGTTATCAACACTTTGTTACAACATG ACATAAAACCATTTGTGACACTATATCATTGGGATCTTCCTTTGTGCTTGGAAAATGAGTATGGTGGCCTCTTATCCAATAAAATCAA GGACGATTTCCGCGAGTTCGCAGAGGTATGCTTCTGGGAATTCGGGGACCGCGTGAAGCACTGGACAACCTTAAACGAGCCATGGACCTGCGCCGTGAACGGATACGTTCAAGGCTTCGATCCCCCGGCCCACAAAGTTCATGTCCCGGGGCACAACCTTTCCACGAAGATTGCTACCGATTCCACCACCGGTGACAAGTTCATCACCGCCGACCCCTCGGAGGCGTACACGGTCGCAAAAAATCTTCTCCTTGCACACGCAGAAGCAGTCGATGTCTACAGAAGCAAGTTTCAGGAGGCGCAAGGAGGGAAGATAGGCATAGTGCTGAATTCCCATTGGTTTACGCCCTTCGATGAGCATTCTGCCACAGATGGTGAAGCCGCTTTGAGGGGAGTTGACTTCATGTTGGGATG GTTTTTGGAGCCTATAATGTACGGGCATTACCCCAAAAGCATGGAAGACTACGTTCCACCGGACAATCTTCCATTATTCACACCTCAAGAAGTGAAAAGGATCCAAGGCTCCTACGATTTTGTTGGTCTAAATTTCTACACGGCGCAGTATGCTTCCGATGATCCACACCCTCCAAATGGAGAGGGATACTATGCAGATCAAAGGGTTAAGTATTCCA CAAAGAGGGGAGATGAGTACATTGGAACAAAG TCTGGAGCTGGGTGGCTTTACTCTGTTCCAAAGGGGATTTATGAGATGCTCTTGTATATGAATGACAAATATCCAGAGCTCAAAGAAATATACATAACTGAAAATG GATTTCCCACTAAGAGTGATCACACGAAGACAGCCAAAATGGTGTGCGATGATGATCATGATAGGACTAAATACCACCAAGATCATCTTGCTAACATGCTCAAAGCAATGAA ACATAAAGACATTTCAAGGAAACTGAAGGGATATTTCGCGTGGTCATGGTGCGACAACCTTGAATGGGGCAAGGGATTCACACTTAGGTTTGGATTGGTTTATATAGACTACATGAATGACCTCACAAGGTATCCCAAGAACTCGGCTGCATGGTTCGCTAAGTTTCTCAAGAGCAAAGGCCAGCCACCCGCGTGGTTCAGCCCTTGGTGGGTCACACGGCATGAAGAGAACGAGGAGAATGTTGATACAGACAAAGGACTCAAGTTTGAATCGATGGAGAATATCAATCGACACTAA